The following proteins are encoded in a genomic region of Sorangiineae bacterium MSr12523:
- a CDS encoding YfhO family protein, with protein sequence MDPEPPIPSLRWRIVLLGLLSVGMSIFAWYTMLGNYPRTQFGDGQMFHKGIEAARVSVVRYHELPLWNPYECGGNPLWDNPEQPTAAPLLWPMLFLGTTAEVYFWHIIHGALGFVAMWLFGRHELRLTRVATFLAASVWAFCGFHQQHASTGHLSFASFEYLPLAILLWRRAEIDLRAAAGLGALVAWMFYEAGTYSIPHLALFLAAETLTRAWPARRLVPIGRAAAVVVVIMFIVGAPRLFPLIAQLRSHTRALEPETDYLTWPTLRDMFLARQHAWGAPGQTYVWPEYWSYLGPIVLLLGLVGIVLAGVEYAWLLALLVLAFVLMCGHFAPWAPWSILKEHIFPFKEMRVPARFRCEVSLFIAAFCGIAIDRLRRLAQKKMPSNAATLGAFIVAMGFVGVGDLISTSLVWIETRWPQAPESHPQPSTRLYYGGPNLAPFIDQPQQNRGRFDCWGEWGSFYNGAPLWEGDVPQARGASRDVVVEVGNRTQNTFTIDAVLTRPGRVLVNSSYDRGWRTDVGTLIEVNRQLVLELPEGRHHVHLRYWPIGLTAGFILSGLGTAAVVAYFVWDARRKRHQRLASLS encoded by the coding sequence ATGGATCCCGAACCGCCCATCCCTTCGCTCCGCTGGCGCATCGTCCTTCTCGGACTGTTGTCCGTCGGGATGAGCATCTTCGCCTGGTACACGATGCTGGGCAATTACCCGCGAACGCAGTTCGGCGATGGCCAGATGTTCCACAAGGGCATCGAGGCCGCGCGGGTGAGCGTCGTTCGCTATCACGAATTGCCGCTTTGGAATCCCTACGAATGTGGCGGCAATCCGCTATGGGACAACCCCGAGCAGCCCACAGCAGCACCGCTGCTCTGGCCCATGCTCTTTCTGGGGACCACGGCGGAGGTCTATTTTTGGCACATCATCCATGGCGCGCTCGGCTTCGTCGCCATGTGGCTTTTCGGCCGGCACGAGCTTCGACTCACGCGCGTGGCCACCTTCCTCGCGGCATCGGTTTGGGCCTTCTGCGGTTTTCATCAGCAGCATGCATCGACCGGCCACCTTTCGTTCGCCTCGTTCGAATACTTGCCGCTGGCGATCCTCTTGTGGCGCCGAGCCGAAATCGATCTACGTGCGGCCGCTGGGCTTGGCGCGCTCGTCGCGTGGATGTTCTACGAGGCCGGCACGTATTCGATACCGCACCTCGCGCTCTTCCTCGCAGCCGAAACCCTGACCCGCGCTTGGCCGGCGAGGCGCCTCGTCCCGATCGGGCGTGCGGCCGCCGTGGTCGTCGTGATCATGTTCATCGTGGGTGCTCCGCGATTGTTTCCACTCATCGCGCAGCTCCGCTCGCATACGCGCGCCCTCGAACCGGAGACGGACTACCTCACGTGGCCGACGTTGCGTGACATGTTCCTCGCGCGCCAGCATGCCTGGGGCGCACCAGGGCAGACGTATGTATGGCCCGAATATTGGTCGTATTTGGGCCCTATCGTTCTTCTACTCGGATTGGTCGGAATCGTACTCGCGGGCGTGGAATACGCTTGGCTTCTCGCGCTTCTCGTTCTCGCCTTCGTACTAATGTGCGGCCACTTCGCGCCGTGGGCTCCCTGGTCCATCTTGAAAGAGCACATTTTCCCGTTCAAGGAGATGCGGGTGCCCGCCCGATTTCGCTGCGAGGTAAGCCTCTTCATCGCAGCCTTCTGCGGCATCGCCATCGATCGACTCCGCCGTCTCGCGCAGAAAAAAATGCCCTCCAACGCGGCGACGCTCGGGGCCTTCATCGTCGCGATGGGTTTCGTAGGTGTCGGCGATTTGATTAGCACCAGCCTCGTCTGGATCGAGACGCGCTGGCCACAAGCACCCGAATCGCACCCGCAGCCGTCCACGAGACTCTATTACGGCGGTCCCAACCTCGCGCCCTTCATCGATCAGCCCCAGCAAAATCGCGGGCGGTTCGACTGTTGGGGCGAGTGGGGCTCCTTTTACAACGGGGCGCCTCTCTGGGAGGGCGATGTGCCGCAGGCGCGTGGGGCTAGTCGCGATGTCGTCGTGGAAGTGGGCAACCGCACGCAGAACACGTTCACCATCGATGCCGTGCTGACACGGCCGGGGCGGGTGTTGGTCAATTCTTCGTACGACCGCGGGTGGCGCACCGACGTGGGGACGCTCATCGAGGTGAACAGGCAACTCGTGCTGGAGCTTCCCGAAGGCCGCCATCACGTGCACCTTCGTTATTGGCCCATCGGTTTGACCGCGGGATTCATCCTTTCCGGATTGGGTACCGCCGCCGTGGTGGCGTATTTCGTTTGGGATGCGCGACGGAAGCGACATCAACGGCTCGCATCACTCTCGTAG
- a CDS encoding Crp/Fnr family transcriptional regulator, which yields MAKAPFDVAAELRLVPGLAEVGADILEELAANASHRVAHANVTLLAQGAPSPHVIFLLRGAVKMVRQPDREDADPIVLSVLRAPCRIPDSSPVGEEPAVASVVTLRSSQFVTIGNAALLETLGRSPALARYWLARAAEDARTYVQRIDELVSGSADERIIRVLDGLARAHGTPLGQGRFIAIPLRRRDIAHMVNATTETVSRLLARLERDGRARSTRDGIWWLPGPRASIGTPPDDLKGSQ from the coding sequence ATGGCGAAGGCCCCCTTCGACGTCGCTGCAGAGCTGCGGCTCGTTCCCGGTCTGGCGGAAGTTGGCGCCGATATCCTCGAGGAGCTGGCCGCGAATGCGAGCCATCGCGTCGCGCACGCCAACGTGACCTTGCTCGCCCAAGGTGCACCGTCGCCCCACGTGATCTTTCTGCTACGGGGCGCCGTGAAAATGGTGCGCCAGCCCGATCGCGAGGACGCCGACCCCATCGTGCTCAGTGTCCTGCGGGCGCCGTGCCGCATTCCGGACTCCTCGCCGGTGGGGGAGGAGCCCGCCGTGGCCAGCGTGGTCACCCTGCGCTCGTCGCAGTTCGTGACCATCGGCAATGCGGCATTGCTCGAGACCCTGGGCCGCTCACCGGCACTCGCGCGCTATTGGCTGGCCCGCGCGGCCGAAGACGCGCGTACGTACGTACAGCGCATCGACGAATTGGTGTCGGGGTCGGCTGACGAGCGCATCATTCGCGTGCTCGATGGTCTAGCCCGCGCACACGGTACGCCTCTTGGGCAGGGGCGCTTTATCGCCATTCCTCTGCGCCGACGTGATATCGCACACATGGTCAACGCAACGACGGAGACGGTCAGCCGCCTACTTGCGCGGCTCGAACGTGATGGCCGAGCACGTAGCACCCGTGACGGCATTTGGTGGCTTCCTGGTCCGCGTGCGTCGATCGGAACCCCACCCGACGATCTGAAAGGGAGTCAATGA
- a CDS encoding iron ABC transporter permease → MGLKALATGLALLVLAVVLAVTFGAEPISLARAVTEPDSLDRTIVLSARLPRVLLGVVSGAGLAAVGVAFQTLLRNPLAEPFVLGVSGGAAFGATVAILSGIAAITFVGASLVPLAALGGGLAATAIVYGVARMSPGAHATSILLAGVVVNAIAASAITFLKTLISAAKAQELLFWLMGFLDVPSPGALASVAGYVALGSAILLIDAGRLNLLALGDEPAQHLGVDVRALERRTFFACSLVVGGIVSVTGLIGFIGLIVPHALRRLFGPDVRVILPASLLAGGGILVLCDLLSRVLFRFLHTEPPVGAVTSLLGGPLFLLLLGKRVRV, encoded by the coding sequence GTGGGCCTTAAGGCCCTCGCGACAGGACTTGCGCTGCTGGTTCTCGCGGTGGTGCTGGCCGTCACCTTCGGGGCCGAGCCCATTTCGCTCGCGCGCGCGGTCACCGAGCCCGACTCGCTGGACCGCACCATCGTGCTCTCGGCGCGGCTTCCGCGCGTGCTTCTCGGCGTGGTCTCGGGCGCGGGCCTCGCGGCGGTGGGCGTCGCTTTTCAGACCTTGCTGCGCAACCCGCTGGCGGAGCCCTTCGTCCTGGGCGTCTCCGGCGGGGCGGCGTTCGGTGCGACGGTGGCCATCTTGTCCGGCATCGCGGCGATCACCTTCGTAGGCGCCTCCCTCGTACCCTTGGCCGCGTTGGGCGGAGGCCTCGCGGCGACGGCCATCGTCTACGGCGTGGCGCGCATGAGCCCCGGCGCCCACGCCACGAGCATTCTGCTCGCGGGCGTCGTGGTGAACGCCATCGCGGCCTCGGCGATCACCTTCTTGAAGACGCTCATCAGCGCCGCCAAAGCGCAGGAGCTCCTCTTTTGGCTCATGGGCTTTCTCGACGTGCCCTCACCGGGCGCGCTCGCCTCCGTCGCCGGCTACGTGGCGCTGGGCAGCGCGATTCTCTTGATCGACGCGGGCAGGCTCAATCTTCTCGCGCTGGGGGACGAACCCGCGCAGCACCTCGGCGTCGACGTGCGCGCGCTCGAGCGGCGCACCTTCTTCGCGTGCTCGCTGGTCGTGGGCGGCATCGTCAGCGTCACGGGCCTCATCGGCTTCATCGGCCTCATCGTCCCGCACGCGCTGCGCCGCCTCTTCGGCCCCGACGTGCGCGTCATCCTCCCCGCCTCGCTGCTCGCAGGCGGGGGAATTCTCGTTCTCTGCGATCTACTGAGCCGTGTGCTCTTTCGCTTCCTGCACACCGAGCCGCCCGTCGGCGCCGTAACGTCGCTTCTGGGCGGCCCGCTCTTCCTCTTGCTGCTGGGAAAACGCGTCCGCGTTTAG
- a CDS encoding type III pantothenate kinase: protein MLLTIDVGNTNIVYGLFEDKTLVHQFRVESDRGRTADEYAVVLRQLLAMHDIAPGDIHAAIIASVVPALTEPMARLVKRAFGSEPLVVGPGIKTGMPILYENPREVGADRIVNAVAAYERFKGAVIAVDFGTATTFDIVTPKGEYLGGVIATGIQLSAEALFARAARLPRVEIVAPPRVVGRNTVHSMQSGIVFGYVCMVDGLVDRIRDEVGYPADVIATGGLGSLIAPLSRTIGHYDADLTMVGLRLLHERNSGP from the coding sequence ATGCTTTTGACCATCGACGTGGGGAACACCAACATCGTCTACGGTCTGTTCGAGGACAAAACGCTGGTCCACCAGTTCCGCGTCGAATCGGACCGCGGACGCACGGCCGACGAATACGCCGTCGTGTTGCGGCAGCTGCTCGCGATGCACGACATCGCGCCGGGCGACATCCACGCGGCCATCATCGCCAGCGTCGTGCCGGCCCTCACCGAGCCCATGGCCCGGCTGGTGAAACGCGCCTTCGGCTCCGAGCCCCTGGTGGTCGGCCCGGGCATCAAGACCGGGATGCCCATTCTCTACGAGAATCCGCGCGAGGTCGGCGCCGACCGCATCGTGAATGCCGTGGCGGCGTACGAGCGCTTCAAAGGCGCGGTCATCGCCGTGGACTTCGGCACCGCGACCACCTTCGACATCGTGACCCCCAAGGGCGAATACCTGGGCGGCGTCATCGCCACGGGCATCCAGTTGAGCGCCGAGGCTTTGTTTGCCCGCGCGGCCCGGCTTCCGCGCGTCGAAATCGTGGCTCCGCCGCGGGTCGTGGGCCGCAACACCGTGCACTCGATGCAATCGGGCATCGTCTTTGGCTACGTGTGCATGGTCGACGGCCTGGTCGATCGCATCCGCGACGAGGTGGGCTACCCGGCCGACGTCATCGCCACCGGCGGACTCGGCTCGCTCATCGCGCCGCTGTCGCGGACCATTGGGCACTACGACGCCGACCTGACCATGGTCGGCCTCCGGCTCTTGCACGAGAGGAACAGTGGGCCTTAA
- the proC gene encoding pyrroline-5-carboxylate reductase → MSKERRTVGFLGAGNMAAALIKGLLHAGVFLPSEIYASDAKADRLKHIQTTHGIRVTSDNHELARTVDVLVLAVKPQVLDRVLDAIAGDLRRDTLVISVAAGVPLEALEGRLPSHARVVRSMPNTPATSLAGATAISPGSHATESDLEIARSLFEAVGRVVTLDEPLLDAVTGLSGSGPAYIMLIIEALADGGVKMGLHRDTALLLAAQTVYGSAKLLLETGEHPGRLKDMVTSPGGTAIAGLHTLESGALRKTLIDAVESASLRAAELGQQMTQKMRK, encoded by the coding sequence ATGTCCAAAGAGCGAAGAACGGTAGGATTTCTCGGCGCCGGCAACATGGCCGCGGCGCTCATCAAAGGTCTGCTCCACGCCGGCGTCTTTCTGCCGTCCGAGATCTATGCGAGCGATGCCAAGGCTGACCGCCTGAAGCACATTCAGACCACGCACGGCATCCGCGTGACGAGCGACAACCACGAGCTCGCCCGCACCGTCGACGTGCTCGTCCTCGCCGTGAAGCCGCAGGTGCTCGACCGCGTCCTCGACGCCATCGCGGGCGATCTCCGACGCGACACGTTGGTCATTTCCGTCGCCGCCGGCGTTCCGCTCGAGGCCCTCGAGGGCCGCCTGCCTTCGCATGCGCGCGTCGTCCGCTCCATGCCGAACACGCCGGCCACGTCGTTGGCAGGTGCCACGGCCATCTCGCCGGGCTCGCACGCCACGGAGTCCGATCTGGAAATCGCGCGTTCGCTCTTCGAGGCCGTCGGCCGCGTGGTGACCTTGGACGAGCCGCTCCTCGACGCGGTCACCGGCCTCTCGGGCAGCGGCCCCGCGTACATCATGCTCATCATCGAGGCCCTGGCCGACGGCGGCGTCAAAATGGGCCTGCACCGCGACACCGCGCTGCTGTTGGCCGCGCAGACCGTCTACGGCTCGGCGAAACTCCTTCTCGAAACGGGCGAGCACCCAGGTCGCTTGAAGGACATGGTCACGAGCCCCGGCGGCACCGCCATCGCAGGCCTGCACACCCTCGAATCGGGCGCCCTCCGCAAGACGCTCATCGACGCCGTCGAAAGCGCAAGCCTCCGCGCCGCCGAACTGGGCCAACAGATGACGCAGAAGATGCGGAAATGA
- a CDS encoding M50 family metallopeptidase: protein MSVATTVIAVLGLAVLMVVHEGGHYLAARRYGMRVIRFSIGFGPTIWKHRPKGSPTVFQVAVIPFLAYVQIAGMNPYEDNDPKDTESYANASLWGRIVTIAAGPLANYLFASVLIFIGLLVSGRTHADDVSMRVTVMPDSPAAISGMREGDKVLAVNGEAIHNWDELRLAVGKHPGEAIDVLVERDGQQETKRPVVAPKGEKYEGKIQIGTPIIVLTYGQAAMVSVTEPVRVVYDLVKGLALWISGKIKPELSGPVGIVKQVSGAAKNGAGDYFKLLGALSAYLGGFNLLPIPALDGGRLLFLLFEAASRRKPDAKVEAHIHAVGLLMMLTLIAVVTYTEIMPKH from the coding sequence ATGTCTGTTGCCACCACCGTCATTGCTGTGCTTGGTCTCGCCGTCCTCATGGTGGTCCACGAGGGCGGTCACTACCTGGCCGCGCGGCGATACGGGATGCGCGTCATCCGATTCTCGATCGGCTTCGGCCCGACGATCTGGAAGCATCGCCCCAAGGGAAGTCCGACGGTTTTCCAAGTCGCGGTCATTCCGTTCCTCGCGTACGTGCAAATCGCGGGGATGAACCCGTACGAGGACAACGATCCGAAGGACACGGAAAGCTACGCGAACGCGTCGCTCTGGGGGCGCATCGTCACCATCGCCGCCGGGCCGCTCGCGAATTACCTGTTTGCCTCGGTGCTCATCTTCATTGGCCTCCTGGTCAGCGGCCGCACGCACGCCGACGACGTGAGCATGCGGGTCACGGTGATGCCGGACAGCCCGGCCGCCATTTCGGGCATGCGCGAGGGCGACAAGGTGCTCGCCGTGAACGGTGAGGCCATTCACAACTGGGACGAGCTTCGCCTGGCCGTGGGCAAGCACCCCGGCGAGGCCATCGATGTGCTCGTCGAGCGCGACGGCCAGCAGGAGACGAAGCGCCCCGTGGTGGCGCCCAAGGGCGAGAAGTACGAGGGCAAGATCCAGATCGGTACGCCCATCATCGTGCTCACCTACGGCCAGGCAGCCATGGTGAGCGTCACCGAGCCGGTTCGGGTCGTCTATGATTTGGTGAAGGGCCTGGCGCTCTGGATCAGCGGGAAGATCAAACCCGAGCTGAGCGGCCCCGTGGGCATCGTGAAGCAGGTGAGCGGCGCCGCGAAGAATGGCGCGGGCGACTACTTCAAGCTTCTCGGCGCTCTGAGCGCGTACCTAGGCGGCTTCAATCTGCTGCCCATTCCGGCGCTCGACGGCGGGAGGCTGCTCTTCTTGCTCTTCGAAGCTGCCTCCCGCCGCAAGCCCGACGCCAAGGTCGAAGCGCACATTCACGCGGTGGGTTTGCTCATGATGCTGACGTTGATCGCGGTGGTGACCTACACCGAGATCATGCCGAAGCACTGA
- a CDS encoding TerB family tellurite resistance protein, which produces MTDPATFALTQLVPVLAEAAMFATIAAPGATRDAVEGILKRRHEAHVALAQGTSSPRMLESEDAWIVALTRAIAPIAPPVWLPMADVLKQKVTLEVGARGLRSFFSSKPSDKEVQRVKRLGALAVRSLRAVLSADGLFDKVERRNIAALIGALGLPEDDAQSLLDEDPISVERLDIYGDLEVDVARAVLSGAWYAAAADGLDPREEQVIRALAVKLHRTPEEVEDARSAANARAETGRLIGLALVEVVRTLLADRAAGSGTDLVPALGRLAAPPRYHEEVLAHQPGQGEIKKRYAGLSATDRGAVLAAAWGAALHEDPPLSRRSALRARFDRIAAELGDEGGRIRASVEGPIDEALATLASGMR; this is translated from the coding sequence ATGACCGATCCGGCGACGTTCGCCCTCACGCAACTGGTTCCCGTGCTGGCCGAGGCGGCAATGTTCGCCACCATCGCCGCGCCGGGCGCGACACGCGATGCCGTGGAAGGCATTCTCAAGCGTCGTCATGAGGCACACGTGGCGCTCGCGCAGGGCACGTCCTCGCCGCGCATGCTCGAGTCGGAGGACGCGTGGATCGTCGCGCTCACGCGGGCCATCGCGCCCATTGCGCCGCCGGTGTGGCTGCCCATGGCCGATGTGCTCAAGCAAAAGGTGACCCTGGAGGTCGGCGCGCGGGGCCTGCGGTCGTTCTTTTCATCGAAGCCGAGCGACAAAGAAGTGCAGCGCGTGAAGCGTCTCGGCGCACTCGCGGTGCGATCGCTGCGCGCGGTGCTCTCCGCCGACGGGTTGTTCGACAAGGTGGAGCGGCGCAACATCGCCGCACTGATTGGTGCGCTCGGTCTGCCGGAGGATGACGCGCAATCGCTGCTGGACGAGGATCCGATCAGCGTGGAACGGCTCGATATTTACGGCGATCTCGAGGTGGACGTCGCACGCGCCGTCCTGAGCGGAGCATGGTACGCGGCCGCCGCCGACGGCCTCGATCCCCGCGAGGAGCAAGTGATCCGAGCGCTCGCGGTGAAGCTTCATCGCACGCCGGAGGAAGTGGAAGATGCGCGGAGCGCGGCCAACGCGCGCGCGGAGACGGGGCGGCTCATCGGGCTGGCGTTGGTGGAGGTGGTCCGCACGTTGCTCGCGGATCGCGCGGCGGGCTCCGGGACCGACTTGGTCCCGGCCCTCGGGCGACTGGCGGCGCCGCCGCGCTACCACGAGGAGGTGCTCGCACACCAGCCGGGGCAAGGCGAGATCAAGAAGCGATACGCGGGATTGAGCGCCACCGATCGCGGCGCCGTACTCGCGGCGGCATGGGGCGCGGCGCTGCACGAGGACCCGCCGTTGTCGCGCCGCTCGGCGTTGCGCGCACGTTTCGATCGCATCGCGGCGGAACTCGGCGACGAGGGCGGGCGCATCCGGGCTTCGGTGGAAGGGCCCATCGACGAAGCGCTGGCAACCCTGGCCAGCGGCATGCGGTAG
- a CDS encoding ADP-ribosylglycohydrolase family protein produces the protein MDLFRQDRLAGTLLGVAANDAIDGNGVATVQSGIAAAALATASSPEQIATAFRGALVGWSLRHPWTADADTLHAAGCIALGLRRSGTLSPTGGAAARAAIVGAAMPYDVDERLAVGRALAEVTHADPRSVDAALFVAEVAAACVLAPANGDRSSIVERARWVVRAPELVVALHFALELVEKKVTMDLAVRELGIGNDVTEAVPLAAFAFMRFGDSLDIAMEQFAPAVGTPSRAAPQAGPGARASRAILGAWIGTLSGAASLPWGRISRLREGPFGPTRLRELAASLATLTADPEPLEEPRANGPSICSVVPMEPKRWPPARSSSARRVL, from the coding sequence ATGGACCTCTTTCGACAAGACCGGCTGGCTGGCACCTTGCTCGGTGTGGCCGCCAACGACGCGATCGATGGAAACGGTGTCGCCACCGTCCAATCGGGCATCGCCGCCGCGGCCCTGGCGACCGCCTCCTCCCCGGAGCAAATCGCCACGGCCTTCCGTGGAGCCCTGGTCGGCTGGTCGTTGCGACATCCGTGGACAGCGGATGCCGATACGCTTCACGCAGCGGGCTGCATCGCCCTGGGGCTTCGCCGCTCGGGCACGCTGTCACCCACCGGCGGTGCCGCGGCCCGTGCCGCCATCGTCGGCGCCGCCATGCCGTACGACGTGGACGAGCGCCTTGCCGTCGGCCGCGCCCTTGCCGAGGTCACCCATGCCGATCCGCGCTCCGTCGACGCGGCATTGTTCGTGGCCGAGGTAGCCGCCGCCTGCGTCCTCGCACCGGCCAATGGCGACCGGTCCAGCATCGTCGAGCGTGCCCGCTGGGTCGTGCGCGCGCCCGAGCTCGTGGTGGCCCTGCACTTCGCGCTCGAGCTGGTCGAGAAAAAGGTGACCATGGACCTCGCCGTGCGCGAGCTCGGCATCGGCAACGACGTCACCGAGGCGGTGCCGCTCGCCGCCTTCGCCTTCATGCGCTTCGGCGACTCGCTCGACATCGCCATGGAACAATTCGCCCCCGCCGTGGGCACGCCGTCAAGAGCGGCCCCCCAAGCCGGGCCTGGGGCTCGCGCCAGCCGGGCCATTCTCGGCGCCTGGATCGGCACCTTGTCCGGCGCCGCGTCCTTGCCGTGGGGCCGCATCTCCCGCCTGCGCGAAGGCCCCTTCGGGCCCACGCGCCTCCGCGAGCTCGCCGCATCGCTGGCCACCCTCACCGCCGATCCGGAGCCCCTGGAGGAGCCGCGTGCGAACGGCCCCTCCATCTGCAGCGTCGTGCCGATGGAACCTAAACGATGGCCGCCCGCGCGTTCTTCGTCTGCTCGTCGCGTTCTTTGA
- a CDS encoding kinase/pyrophosphorylase, with product MSDIRTIDVLSDSTGETAEKVVRAALLQFPHSGVQIRLHTRVRTRESARPVLERAAQEGALVVFTVVSPELREYIHASSYELRVEALDLIGSLIGKLGTYLDRQPINTPSAMLPLSDEYFRRIEAVEFTVKSDDGKEPRNFKKADIVLVGVSRTSKTPLSTLLAQRGLRVANLPIVLNFEVPPELEEAPQDRVVGLTIGLDQLVEIRKARLKQLGMPVDASYGLREQVKEELEYAAKIFRAHPQWPVIDVTGRAIEETAVIILESLKERDEQTKNARAAIV from the coding sequence TTGAGCGACATTCGCACCATCGACGTACTCAGTGATTCCACCGGCGAAACGGCCGAAAAGGTCGTGCGCGCCGCGCTTTTGCAGTTCCCCCATTCGGGTGTCCAGATCCGTCTGCATACGCGCGTTCGAACGAGGGAATCGGCTCGTCCGGTGCTCGAGCGTGCGGCCCAGGAGGGGGCACTCGTCGTCTTCACCGTGGTCAGCCCGGAGCTTCGTGAGTACATCCACGCATCGAGCTACGAGCTGCGGGTCGAGGCGCTCGATCTGATTGGTTCGCTCATCGGCAAGCTGGGCACCTATTTGGATCGGCAACCGATCAACACGCCCAGCGCGATGCTGCCACTGTCGGACGAGTACTTCCGTCGCATCGAGGCGGTGGAGTTCACCGTCAAGAGCGACGACGGCAAAGAGCCGCGCAATTTCAAGAAGGCGGACATCGTGCTCGTGGGCGTGAGCCGCACCTCGAAGACGCCGCTGTCGACATTGCTCGCGCAGCGCGGTCTTCGCGTGGCCAACCTGCCCATCGTGCTCAACTTCGAGGTGCCGCCGGAGTTGGAAGAGGCCCCGCAAGATCGCGTGGTCGGCCTCACCATCGGGCTCGATCAGCTCGTGGAAATCCGCAAGGCACGCCTGAAGCAGCTGGGCATGCCCGTCGATGCGAGCTACGGCCTGCGCGAGCAGGTGAAAGAGGAGCTCGAGTACGCGGCGAAGATTTTCCGCGCGCACCCGCAGTGGCCGGTCATCGACGTGACCGGGCGCGCCATCGAGGAGACCGCGGTCATCATTCTGGAGTCGCTCAAAGAACGCGACGAGCAGACGAAGAACGCGCGGGCGGCCATCGTTTAG